The following proteins come from a genomic window of Shewanella halifaxensis HAW-EB4:
- a CDS encoding TSUP family transporter, translating into MTLDLTFELIALLFFIAMLAGFIDAIAGGGGLLTIPALMWAGLPPTVALATNKLQACGGSFFASFYFVRKGMVKLGDMKLSIACAFVGASLGTIAVQMIDTAFLEVFLPFLMLAIGGYFLFSKKISEDDKLQVLTPGVFAFTAALGVGFYDGFFGPGTGSFFALAFVSLAGYGLAKATAHAKILNFSTNIASLIFFAIGGKVFWMLGGVMLIGQAIGATLGSRLVLTKGTKIIKPLVVVMSIVMSVKLLSAQYDLFAWL; encoded by the coding sequence ATGACTCTAGATCTTACTTTTGAGCTTATTGCACTGCTATTTTTTATTGCCATGTTGGCGGGTTTTATCGACGCGATTGCGGGTGGGGGTGGCCTGCTAACCATACCGGCATTAATGTGGGCAGGCCTTCCGCCAACAGTGGCGTTGGCGACCAATAAACTGCAAGCCTGTGGTGGTAGCTTCTTTGCCAGCTTTTATTTTGTACGTAAAGGTATGGTGAAGCTCGGTGATATGAAGCTCAGTATTGCCTGTGCATTTGTTGGTGCGTCGCTTGGCACGATTGCTGTACAGATGATCGATACCGCATTTTTAGAAGTGTTTTTGCCTTTCTTGATGTTAGCCATCGGAGGCTACTTTTTGTTTTCTAAAAAGATCAGCGAAGACGATAAGCTACAAGTGCTCACCCCTGGTGTATTTGCTTTTACAGCAGCCTTGGGGGTCGGTTTTTATGATGGATTTTTTGGCCCCGGAACCGGCAGTTTCTTTGCGTTAGCGTTCGTATCGCTCGCCGGTTACGGGCTGGCAAAAGCCACCGCTCATGCCAAAATTTTAAACTTCTCAACTAATATCGCATCGCTCATCTTTTTCGCCATTGGCGGCAAGGTATTCTGGATGCTGGGTGGTGTGATGCTTATCGGCCAAGCGATTGGTGCAACGCTTGGCTCTCGTCTAGTGCTTACCAAGGGCACCAAAATAATTAAGCCGTTAGTGGTGGTGATGTCGATTGTCATGAGCGTTAAGTTGTTATCGGCGCAGTACGATCTATTTGCGTGGCTATAA
- a CDS encoding LysR substrate-binding domain-containing protein: MYSHLPPLNALRAFEASARLMSFTLAGKELYVTHGAISKQVKLLENFVGMPLFIRQHRSLKLTDEGERYFVNAQAALQTINNATSDLITQPLRTQTLAINVLPSLTISWLIPRMEEFKSRYPHLYVDLSIGDFEVDFNKVNYDIAIRSSTTVPKAANVLTLMDEDLCLVCSPDLAPALNTLGDINNMTLLQHTTRPGLWQLWAQTVGVTLTTDKKFGVEHFYMLSQAAASGMGVALIPRFFIEDELSTGKLVIPFEANFISPYRYYLLTPKSSNLPLKVQSFIDWLLELFSPYRHH; encoded by the coding sequence ATGTATTCACATCTCCCCCCATTAAATGCGCTTAGAGCCTTTGAAGCCTCAGCTCGATTAATGAGTTTTACGCTTGCAGGCAAAGAGCTATATGTCACTCACGGCGCAATAAGTAAGCAAGTTAAATTACTGGAAAACTTTGTGGGTATGCCATTGTTTATTAGGCAGCACAGAAGCCTTAAATTGACCGATGAGGGGGAGCGTTATTTTGTTAATGCACAAGCGGCTCTTCAAACCATTAATAATGCAACCAGCGACTTAATTACTCAGCCTCTTAGAACCCAAACGCTGGCTATCAATGTGCTGCCTAGCCTCACTATCAGTTGGCTGATCCCGAGAATGGAAGAGTTTAAGTCACGCTATCCTCACCTCTATGTGGATCTGTCAATCGGTGATTTTGAGGTCGATTTTAACAAGGTTAACTACGATATTGCCATCCGCAGTAGCACAACGGTGCCCAAAGCGGCCAACGTATTAACCTTGATGGATGAGGATCTGTGTTTGGTCTGCTCACCCGATTTGGCGCCAGCCCTCAATACTCTTGGCGACATCAATAATATGACATTGCTACAGCACACCACGAGACCGGGTTTATGGCAACTGTGGGCACAGACTGTTGGTGTTACGTTAACAACGGATAAGAAATTCGGCGTCGAGCATTTCTATATGCTGAGCCAAGCGGCGGCCAGCGGTATGGGCGTGGCGCTTATTCCACGCTTTTTTATTGAAGATGAACTTAGCACAGGCAAGTTGGTGATCCCTTTCGAGGCAAACTTCATCAGCCCCTACCGTTACTATTTATTAACGCCAAAATCGAGTAACCTGCCGTTAAAAGTGCAATCTTTTATCGACTGGCTACTCGAACTTTTTAGCCCTTATCGGCACCATTAA
- a CDS encoding NERD domain-containing protein kinase family protein has protein sequence MARMISFGTPVNDAERWAFSLLADELPEDYILLTNVEIPTKSGQAMEVDALVIGEWGVYVVDVKGYIGRLDAGLHAWSLDGREVDNSLAKANYVARVLAGNVKHKIPVGVYAPWCQGMVFVTGRKGEEIELEKQQGSLSIYTPKQIVEALTKEWGLTAPRKHQVTDTQKELVLETIGQVAIVEKRNNKIQDFTKLKCLFIQSGLEVWQAEYNPGEWTAPWLLKVLIPTQFTDSEQSETHEAQLRSEFQRLQSLSGCCGVPYCAPLIQDGEQLVLPIRMPRGVPLNVLQSEQMTTYQLLEVLRRSVTGLQQIHRRGFTVGGWTSNCIFVSDMGDVEFIDIKDNVSSSDDIKAYAEGFLAIAEQTQQPRVYQWYREAVAGGTTDLDALRSDLSALIDHGVCDTVPEKIEITAGAIVDHHFRLEQFIAATETSQFWRATHLQGQYQCGISIYSRVEANWPTLSNIYRSLAKIYHPHIEKVLAFGQLPQSENLFIARAWEYGVSIDELEEIRLGQPLMWFTQLLTGLQYMHQMDIYHGAICPKNIICNPNKAILVNFGIGLDIAASHYASQYADPTLWEVEGEAERDLYGLVASFIDAMAPESLKGDLCQSGIINALEAFDREWFGEALYDVCHKVLNFDLNVHAGMNYLEMFDLAENDVI, from the coding sequence ATGGCAAGAATGATAAGTTTTGGGACACCTGTTAACGATGCCGAACGTTGGGCATTCTCCTTGTTAGCTGATGAGCTCCCAGAAGATTATATCTTACTGACCAATGTTGAAATCCCGACTAAATCGGGCCAAGCCATGGAAGTCGATGCGCTGGTGATCGGCGAGTGGGGCGTATACGTTGTCGATGTGAAGGGCTATATTGGCCGTCTAGATGCGGGTTTGCATGCATGGTCGCTAGATGGCCGCGAAGTTGATAATAGCTTAGCAAAGGCTAATTATGTCGCACGTGTCTTGGCGGGCAACGTCAAGCACAAAATCCCTGTCGGAGTTTACGCTCCTTGGTGCCAAGGCATGGTGTTTGTGACTGGGCGTAAAGGTGAAGAGATCGAGCTTGAAAAACAGCAAGGCTCACTGAGTATTTATACGCCTAAGCAAATTGTTGAGGCATTAACCAAGGAGTGGGGGCTCACTGCACCAAGAAAGCATCAAGTCACCGATACCCAGAAAGAGTTGGTTTTGGAAACGATAGGTCAAGTTGCAATTGTTGAGAAACGCAATAATAAGATCCAAGACTTTACTAAACTTAAATGTTTGTTTATTCAAAGCGGGCTAGAAGTTTGGCAGGCAGAGTATAACCCTGGCGAATGGACTGCGCCTTGGTTGCTAAAGGTACTGATCCCAACACAGTTTACTGATAGCGAACAGTCTGAGACTCATGAAGCTCAACTTAGAAGTGAGTTTCAGAGGTTACAATCTTTATCTGGCTGCTGTGGTGTTCCCTATTGTGCACCCCTTATTCAAGATGGTGAGCAGTTAGTACTTCCTATCCGTATGCCCCGCGGTGTACCACTCAATGTGCTCCAGTCTGAGCAGATGACAACTTACCAACTGCTTGAAGTGTTACGCCGCAGTGTGACGGGGTTACAACAGATCCATCGCCGTGGCTTTACCGTGGGCGGCTGGACCAGTAATTGTATCTTTGTCTCTGACATGGGCGATGTCGAGTTTATTGATATTAAAGATAATGTTAGCAGCAGCGATGATATTAAAGCCTATGCTGAAGGCTTCTTGGCGATTGCAGAGCAAACCCAACAACCTCGAGTTTACCAATGGTATCGAGAGGCCGTCGCTGGAGGTACAACCGACTTGGATGCACTGCGTAGCGACCTGTCGGCGTTGATTGACCATGGTGTATGCGACACTGTGCCAGAGAAGATAGAGATAACCGCTGGAGCAATTGTTGACCACCACTTCAGATTAGAACAGTTTATTGCTGCCACTGAAACCAGCCAGTTCTGGCGTGCAACACATCTGCAGGGCCAATATCAATGCGGCATATCGATTTACAGTCGAGTCGAAGCCAATTGGCCGACGCTGAGTAATATTTACCGCAGCTTAGCCAAAATATACCACCCGCATATTGAAAAGGTACTGGCTTTTGGTCAGCTACCGCAAAGTGAAAACCTGTTTATTGCAAGGGCGTGGGAATATGGCGTCTCTATTGATGAGCTTGAGGAGATCCGCCTCGGTCAGCCTTTGATGTGGTTTACTCAGTTGCTGACGGGTCTGCAATACATGCACCAAATGGATATCTATCACGGCGCAATTTGTCCAAAAAATATCATCTGTAATCCGAATAAAGCGATATTGGTTAACTTTGGTATCGGGCTCGATATTGCCGCTAGCCATTATGCTTCTCAGTATGCAGATCCAACGCTATGGGAAGTTGAAGGCGAAGCTGAGAGGGATCTTTATGGCTTAGTCGCCAGCTTCATAGATGCGATGGCGCCCGAGAGCTTAAAAGGGGACTTATGCCAATCAGGTATTATTAATGCGTTGGAAGCGTTTGATAGAGAGTGGTTCGGTGAAGCACTTTATGACGTTTGCCATAAAGTGCTTAACTTTGACTTGAATGTTCATGCTGGTATGAACTATTTAGAGATGTTTGACTTAGCTGAAAATGACGTCATCTAA
- a CDS encoding ribonuclease E inhibitor RraB: MQFPDDDNGKMLEAMADAGIDLSVALDVDFFLVFDDQRDAESALEELGKSDLEGEIELLLNDDSGKWELIVCLNMVPEYDAIVEQEISLHEFAQEFGGITDGWGVMQHQEGDDDFADDEHECGDGCKH; encoded by the coding sequence ATGCAATTTCCAGATGATGATAATGGCAAGATGCTTGAAGCCATGGCTGATGCAGGTATCGACTTATCGGTAGCACTTGATGTCGACTTCTTCTTAGTTTTTGATGATCAACGCGATGCTGAGTCAGCACTAGAAGAGCTAGGCAAATCAGATCTTGAAGGCGAAATTGAACTACTACTGAATGATGATTCAGGTAAGTGGGAATTAATCGTTTGCCTAAACATGGTGCCAGAATACGACGCTATTGTAGAGCAAGAGATAAGCCTACATGAATTTGCCCAAGAGTTTGGTGGTATCACCGACGGTTGGGGAGTGATGCAACATCAAGAAGGCGATGACGATTTTGCCGATGATGAACATGAGTGCGGTGACGGTTGTAAGCACTAA
- a CDS encoding RNA-binding S4 domain-containing protein, whose product MSSDTPTLTLKSGEVYIELYKVLKVQGMLSAGGEAKHVISEGQVTVNGEVETRKRKKVVAGEVVSFNGESVKVIAE is encoded by the coding sequence GTGAGTTCAGATACTCCAACGTTGACATTAAAGTCAGGCGAAGTTTACATCGAGTTATACAAAGTGTTGAAAGTTCAAGGAATGTTGAGTGCTGGTGGCGAAGCTAAGCACGTGATTTCTGAAGGGCAAGTGACCGTTAATGGCGAAGTTGAAACCCGCAAGCGCAAAAAGGTGGTTGCTGGTGAAGTTGTTAGTTTTAACGGCGAAAGCGTTAAAGTTATCGCTGAGTAA
- a CDS encoding GNAT family N-acetyltransferase → MLELYTDRLRLRTVTPGDWDNFLYTHSSEQLNEFVRKPQIESEIRQKFERVLENREFCEGEWLLTIIEDAHTHDFIGFIGLHNSDAEMAQMQVGYMMHPSAHGQGYASESLKAIVDWACLSYAPHKFIAYCVEQNIASTKVLEKCGFKREGLLRENCKIGEQWFNDCVYGLLATERV, encoded by the coding sequence ATGCTCGAACTGTATACCGATAGACTCAGGTTAAGAACGGTTACTCCAGGAGACTGGGATAACTTTCTATATACTCATTCAAGTGAACAACTAAATGAGTTTGTACGAAAGCCTCAGATTGAATCGGAGATACGACAAAAGTTCGAGCGTGTTTTAGAAAATCGAGAGTTTTGTGAAGGCGAGTGGTTACTCACTATTATCGAGGATGCCCATACACATGACTTTATTGGTTTCATTGGGCTGCATAATAGCGATGCCGAAATGGCGCAAATGCAAGTTGGTTATATGATGCACCCAAGCGCTCATGGGCAAGGTTATGCCAGTGAGAGCTTAAAGGCGATTGTCGATTGGGCATGCCTATCCTACGCGCCCCACAAGTTTATAGCCTATTGTGTAGAGCAAAATATTGCTTCAACTAAGGTGCTGGAAAAGTGTGGTTTTAAGCGCGAAGGTTTGTTGCGAGAGAACTGTAAAATCGGCGAGCAATGGTTTAACGATTGCGTTTATGGACTCTTAGCAACAGAAAGAGTTTAG
- a CDS encoding peptidylprolyl isomerase yields the protein MVQATARHLLVDTEAQCQDLKQQILDGADFGDVAKANSSCPSSAQGGDLGSFGPGMMVKEFDEVVFSAPLNEVQGPVKTQFGYHLLEVTSRG from the coding sequence ATGGTACAAGCGACTGCAAGACACCTATTAGTAGATACCGAAGCTCAGTGTCAAGATCTTAAGCAACAGATCCTTGATGGTGCCGATTTTGGTGATGTAGCTAAAGCAAACTCTTCTTGCCCATCTTCAGCTCAAGGCGGCGATCTAGGTTCATTTGGTCCAGGCATGATGGTAAAAGAATTTGATGAAGTGGTTTTTAGCGCGCCATTGAACGAAGTTCAAGGTCCAGTTAAGACTCAGTTTGGTTACCATCTTCTTGAAGTAACAAGCAGAGGCTAA
- a CDS encoding DUF885 domain-containing protein, translating to MRKAVLALSIGAILGLAGCGENDNKQIQQAEKTAQPTAEQSAQMQSAEQVYLLLVDNYFKDLLQLEPIYATFVGVNDYNDQFGDGLSDAYLKQRHDLNTRYLKEVKKIDRSQLSNELKLSYDMFNYDRNVALADETFPNHFMPMNQFYSTVISMVQLGSGESAQPFNTVEDYRNWEKRLQGFIEWLKLAQVRMDEGVQSKVVLPRVLVERIIPQLSAQLVDNISDSLFYTPITLMPESFSDADKQALTQEYTALIGEQLLPELTSLRDYFQNTYLKSSRATDGWWGLPNGKVWYQHLANSHTTTTMPVDEIHKIGLDEVARILSEMDKVRVQVGFEGDLSDFFASLSSEPQYFFTDRQGLIDGYMVLKDKINLELPKYFNVMPKADYVVKPVESFREQSAAGASYDAPAVDGSRPGVFYINTYNLKAQPKWGMTTLSLHEAAPGHHFQIAIKQELSGVPEFQRFGNYTAFEEGWALYAEYLGIEMGLFNDPYQYFGKLSDEMLRAMRLVVDTGLHAKGWTREQAIQYMKDNSPMAESDIIAEVERYMAIPGQALSYKVGQLKILSLRAQAEKELGEQFDLKAYHDQILTSGSLPMEVMELKVNDWIAAQK from the coding sequence ATGAGGAAGGCGGTACTGGCGTTGTCTATTGGCGCGATTTTAGGGTTAGCAGGCTGTGGTGAAAATGATAATAAGCAAATCCAGCAAGCAGAGAAAACTGCGCAACCTACAGCTGAACAATCCGCTCAAATGCAATCTGCAGAGCAAGTCTATCTGTTGTTAGTGGATAATTACTTTAAGGATTTATTGCAGCTGGAGCCTATTTACGCCACATTTGTTGGCGTTAATGACTACAACGATCAATTTGGCGATGGTTTATCTGATGCATACTTAAAGCAGCGTCACGATCTCAACACGCGCTATTTAAAAGAGGTCAAAAAAATAGATCGTAGTCAGCTATCAAACGAGTTAAAGCTCAGCTATGACATGTTTAACTATGATCGTAATGTCGCCTTAGCGGATGAGACATTCCCTAATCACTTTATGCCAATGAACCAGTTTTATAGCACTGTGATTAGCATGGTGCAACTTGGCAGTGGTGAAAGCGCCCAACCATTTAACACTGTTGAAGATTACCGTAACTGGGAGAAACGTCTACAAGGCTTTATTGAGTGGCTTAAGCTCGCACAAGTTCGTATGGATGAAGGTGTCCAGAGCAAAGTGGTACTGCCGCGTGTGCTTGTTGAACGTATTATTCCTCAGTTAAGTGCTCAGCTTGTCGATAACATTAGCGACAGCTTGTTCTATACCCCGATCACCTTGATGCCTGAGTCATTCTCAGATGCAGACAAACAAGCGCTGACTCAAGAGTATACGGCGTTAATTGGTGAGCAGCTGCTGCCAGAGCTGACATCGCTTCGCGATTACTTTCAAAATACTTACCTGAAGTCATCCCGTGCAACTGATGGTTGGTGGGGGCTACCAAACGGTAAAGTTTGGTACCAGCATCTTGCTAATTCGCACACTACAACGACCATGCCTGTCGATGAAATCCATAAAATTGGCCTAGATGAAGTTGCCCGTATTTTATCTGAAATGGACAAAGTTCGAGTTCAAGTTGGTTTTGAAGGCGACCTAAGTGACTTTTTCGCATCATTGTCATCAGAGCCACAGTACTTCTTTACAGACCGCCAAGGCTTAATTGATGGCTACATGGTTCTTAAAGATAAAATCAATCTAGAGTTACCTAAGTACTTCAATGTCATGCCAAAAGCCGATTATGTGGTTAAGCCTGTAGAAAGCTTTAGAGAGCAATCGGCAGCAGGTGCCTCATACGATGCTCCAGCGGTTGATGGCTCTCGTCCGGGGGTATTCTATATTAATACCTATAACCTTAAGGCACAGCCAAAGTGGGGCATGACGACGCTGTCTCTGCACGAGGCTGCGCCAGGTCATCACTTCCAAATCGCGATTAAGCAAGAGCTATCTGGTGTGCCTGAGTTCCAACGCTTTGGAAACTACACTGCATTTGAAGAGGGCTGGGCACTATACGCTGAGTACTTAGGCATTGAGATGGGCCTATTTAACGACCCATATCAATACTTTGGTAAGCTCTCAGATGAGATGCTGCGTGCTATGCGCTTAGTGGTCGATACGGGTCTTCATGCTAAAGGTTGGACTCGTGAGCAAGCGATTCAGTATATGAAAGACAATTCGCCAATGGCGGAATCTGACATTATCGCAGAAGTTGAGCGTTATATGGCGATTCCTGGCCAAGCATTGAGCTACAAAGTAGGCCAGTTAAAGATTTTGTCGCTGCGTGCACAAGCGGAAAAAGAGCTGGGCGAACAGTTTGATTTAAAAGCGTATCACGACCAAATCCTCACTTCAGGCTCGTTGCCGATGGAAGTGATGGAGTTAAAAGTGAACGATTGGATAGCTGCGCAAAAGTAA
- a CDS encoding diguanylate cyclase domain-containing protein translates to MIYSFSNSGFRDPETGVYNQTYFMEVFNREWHRHIRDHKSLALLYLCPHIHETISQPQLLELFMKQVQQALLRSTDLLARLDNQAFALGIFEVDDAGAHVVIDRLEHAINEFNHQLHSQHHGLIKYELGGCVCRPNKDLYLDTLFEAVEHHTELMRLPHPVEHRLIHL, encoded by the coding sequence ATGATTTATTCATTCAGTAATTCTGGTTTTAGAGATCCTGAAACAGGCGTTTATAACCAAACCTATTTTATGGAAGTCTTCAATCGTGAATGGCACCGCCATATACGTGACCACAAAAGTCTCGCCTTATTGTATCTATGCCCACACATTCATGAAACTATTTCTCAACCACAATTGTTAGAATTATTCATGAAGCAAGTACAACAAGCCCTTCTGCGCAGTACCGATCTACTCGCTAGGCTTGATAATCAAGCCTTTGCATTAGGCATTTTTGAGGTTGATGATGCTGGAGCTCATGTGGTTATTGACCGATTAGAGCATGCGATTAACGAGTTTAATCATCAGCTACACTCTCAACACCACGGCTTAATCAAGTACGAACTTGGAGGCTGTGTTTGCCGTCCAAATAAAGACCTTTATCTCGATACGCTATTTGAAGCAGTCGAGCATCATACTGAGCTAATGCGATTGCCTCATCCCGTTGAACATAGGCTTATTCATCTCTAG
- a CDS encoding tetratricopeptide repeat protein — protein MRKVNSIAAALLLCLGGSIAVAPVAYAAEKCPIEKRKSKAVGQSASKKVQKSFQAYTEGNVDEAIAILLEANAKNDFDKAYIARMLGNFYAEKGDMATAIKYLKSAVDADILGGVDHAQTLRLYADLLIGEKQFKESIPMYYKWMEFTCKEDPQVYRRIGIAYSEQKQWDKVLEVADQGLAITEKPDKGLYQMKLTAYFNQKKYKEAVNVLEVMVPLFPDDKRLWVQLAQFYLMTEDYTKSLATYDLAYMNGFLETAGNITRLTQLLAQNGSPYRAAQIYSKHMKSGMIKEDEKTLTILAGFYHNAKELKQAANTYGKAAAVNNAGKLYLRQGRILTLDGEHKSAITALKKALDAGINNPGEAQFELALAYLSLKQYKSAYKYAKLAANDKKTARSAKSYIAYIKEKARVHNVTL, from the coding sequence ATGCGTAAAGTTAATTCGATTGCTGCTGCTTTATTACTTTGTTTAGGTGGAAGTATCGCGGTTGCTCCTGTTGCTTATGCAGCAGAGAAGTGCCCGATTGAGAAGCGTAAATCGAAAGCTGTTGGCCAAAGCGCCTCTAAAAAAGTACAGAAGTCTTTTCAGGCATATACCGAAGGTAATGTTGATGAGGCTATTGCGATTCTTTTAGAAGCCAATGCAAAGAATGACTTCGATAAGGCCTATATCGCCCGTATGCTAGGTAACTTCTATGCGGAAAAAGGAGATATGGCTACGGCGATTAAGTACCTTAAATCTGCTGTAGATGCTGATATTCTGGGCGGCGTTGACCACGCGCAAACTCTAAGACTCTATGCTGATCTCCTGATTGGAGAGAAGCAGTTCAAAGAGTCTATCCCTATGTACTACAAGTGGATGGAGTTTACCTGTAAAGAAGATCCGCAAGTGTACCGTCGTATCGGTATTGCATATTCTGAGCAGAAGCAGTGGGATAAGGTGCTTGAGGTTGCTGACCAAGGTTTAGCCATCACGGAAAAGCCAGATAAAGGCCTATATCAGATGAAGCTAACTGCTTACTTCAATCAAAAGAAGTATAAGGAAGCGGTTAATGTTCTTGAAGTCATGGTGCCATTATTTCCGGACGACAAGCGCCTCTGGGTTCAGTTAGCTCAGTTCTATTTGATGACAGAGGACTATACAAAGTCACTAGCGACTTATGACTTGGCTTATATGAATGGATTTTTGGAAACGGCGGGTAATATTACTCGTTTGACCCAGCTGTTAGCACAAAATGGTTCGCCATACCGTGCAGCGCAGATCTATTCTAAGCATATGAAGTCAGGAATGATTAAGGAAGATGAAAAGACCTTAACTATCCTCGCTGGTTTTTACCATAATGCTAAGGAGCTGAAACAAGCTGCTAACACTTACGGTAAAGCGGCTGCAGTTAATAATGCTGGCAAGCTGTACCTGAGACAGGGTCGTATCCTAACCCTAGATGGTGAGCATAAGTCTGCAATCACTGCGCTGAAAAAGGCTTTGGATGCTGGAATTAATAATCCAGGTGAAGCTCAGTTCGAACTTGCTTTAGCTTATCTCAGCTTAAAGCAGTACAAGTCAGCATATAAATATGCCAAGCTTGCTGCTAATGATAAGAAGACTGCGCGTTCAGCTAAGAGCTATATCGCTTACATTAAAGAAAAAGCGCGCGTTCATAACGTGACCCTTTAA
- a CDS encoding energy transducer TonB, translating into MLRGIVSLIIGAAVTFALFVFMAFLVGGGPTRHDSSTETPVIEITMNKDDASAQKKPRVKPKPPTPPEQPPKPDTTPPDSSSDIDTNMSFNMGGVDAGGANTGFKLGNMMTRDGDATPIVRIEPQYPIAAARDGKEGWVQLRFTINELGGVEDVKVIKAEPKRVFDKEARRALKKWKYKPKIVDGKALKQPGMTVQLDFTLDKGGR; encoded by the coding sequence ATGCTGAGAGGAATAGTATCACTGATAATTGGTGCTGCTGTGACTTTTGCTTTGTTTGTCTTCATGGCATTTTTGGTAGGTGGCGGTCCAACCCGCCACGATTCCTCGACAGAAACACCTGTCATTGAAATCACCATGAACAAAGATGATGCATCAGCGCAGAAAAAGCCAAGGGTTAAGCCTAAACCGCCTACACCTCCTGAGCAGCCGCCAAAGCCGGATACTACGCCACCAGATAGTTCATCTGACATTGATACTAATATGTCATTTAACATGGGTGGAGTTGATGCCGGTGGTGCAAACACTGGATTTAAACTAGGCAACATGATGACGCGCGACGGTGATGCTACACCTATCGTTCGAATCGAGCCTCAGTATCCAATTGCTGCTGCACGTGATGGTAAAGAAGGTTGGGTACAGCTTCGCTTTACGATTAACGAGTTAGGTGGTGTTGAAGACGTTAAAGTCATCAAGGCTGAACCTAAGCGTGTTTTTGATAAAGAAGCGCGTCGTGCACTTAAAAAGTGGAAGTACAAGCCAAAGATTGTTGATGGCAAAGCCCTTAAACAACCTGGTATGACGGTCCAACTTGACTTCACTCTAGATAAAGGAGGCAGATAA
- a CDS encoding ExbD/TolR family protein has translation MARRKHSSVDEEAEIDMTPMLDIVFIMLIFFIVTTSFVKPSGLDYNKPEASQATKKPSANIFIGVSKTGIIMMENRQVDIERVTANVERMLAEAPEAAVLIQADQDAKHGLVVKVLDNVKAAGIDKISVSAGNE, from the coding sequence ATGGCACGTAGAAAGCATTCAAGCGTAGACGAAGAAGCTGAGATTGATATGACCCCGATGCTCGACATCGTGTTCATCATGCTTATCTTCTTTATTGTAACAACATCGTTTGTAAAGCCATCAGGCCTTGACTATAACAAGCCTGAAGCATCACAAGCGACGAAGAAGCCTTCGGCGAACATCTTTATTGGTGTGAGCAAGACTGGCATCATCATGATGGAAAACCGTCAAGTTGATATCGAACGTGTAACTGCAAACGTAGAGCGTATGCTTGCAGAAGCACCAGAGGCTGCAGTATTAATTCAAGCAGACCAAGACGCTAAACATGGTTTAGTGGTTAAGGTACTTGATAACGTAAAAGCTGCGGGTATCGATAAGATATCTGTATCGGCGGGGAACGAATAA
- a CDS encoding MotA/TolQ/ExbB proton channel family protein encodes MLFLMDMWDSVRGFMAAGGDVLWLVAAVLFAMWVLMLERYWYLNWVSPKAHKAIITAWEAREDSTSWYAHRIREAWVSQAKQDLTARMLLIKTLVAICPMIGLLGTVTGMISVFDVMAVHGTSNARMMAAGISMATMPTMAGMVAALSGVFFSTRLDAKMKISLAKLKDSMPHH; translated from the coding sequence ATGTTATTCCTGATGGATATGTGGGATTCCGTCAGGGGCTTCATGGCCGCCGGGGGCGACGTCCTCTGGTTGGTAGCGGCAGTGTTGTTTGCTATGTGGGTATTGATGCTTGAGCGTTACTGGTATCTCAATTGGGTATCACCAAAAGCGCACAAAGCAATCATTACGGCATGGGAAGCGCGAGAGGATTCAACCTCTTGGTACGCACACCGCATCCGTGAAGCTTGGGTATCCCAAGCGAAGCAAGATTTAACTGCACGTATGCTGCTTATCAAAACCTTAGTTGCTATCTGTCCTATGATAGGTCTACTAGGTACCGTAACCGGTATGATTTCAGTGTTCGATGTGATGGCAGTTCATGGGACGAGTAATGCTCGTATGATGGCAGCTGGTATTTCAATGGCGACCATGCCGACAATGGCTGGAATGGTCGCAGCATTATCGGGAGTATTCTTTAGTACTCGTCTCGATGCGAAAATGAAAATCAGTTTAGCAAAGCTAAAAGACAGCATGCCTCACCACTAG